The Prosthecobacter vanneervenii genome has a segment encoding these proteins:
- a CDS encoding DUF5722 domain-containing protein, giving the protein MRHLLLALLLVQSVFAQNTDPFPTPPDQKGLQVQMVDDALALGIHHAGINVNLTALYDAASKPESGSFVFNQKYLASLDRQIKPLSAKGVVVYLILIAYPSKNPAIDSVVLHPGHRKDYKFSVGAVNTTNGYLNAVMNLLAEYWSGAHPEHGRVWGWIIGNEVNSHFLWNNMGLVPLETAASEYEKAFRIMHSAIRRHSLHARTYLSSDHHWTSSMHNVSVQEATPGREFLDTFARLVRERGDFDWNVAWHPYPEDLGNPRAWTDKTVTHDDSSNKVTFKNLEVLAKHLAKPELLYDGKPRRIILSEQGFHTLLTPEGEKLQAAAYAYAWEKIQTLPTVDAFIYHRHVDHAQEGGLRLGLWRNAPNSIATPHSKKLIYDLFLKAGTAEWRASADALLPVTGLKSWAE; this is encoded by the coding sequence ATGCGTCATCTTCTTCTCGCCCTCCTGCTTGTGCAATCCGTGTTTGCCCAAAACACGGACCCATTCCCCACCCCGCCAGATCAGAAGGGCCTGCAGGTGCAGATGGTCGATGATGCGCTGGCGCTGGGCATCCACCATGCGGGGATCAATGTGAATCTGACGGCGCTGTATGATGCGGCATCCAAGCCTGAGAGCGGCAGCTTTGTTTTCAATCAAAAGTACCTCGCCTCTCTGGACCGTCAGATCAAGCCGCTCTCCGCCAAAGGCGTGGTGGTGTATCTCATCCTCATCGCCTATCCTTCCAAGAATCCAGCCATCGACTCCGTGGTGCTGCATCCCGGGCACCGCAAAGACTACAAGTTCAGCGTCGGCGCGGTAAACACGACCAACGGCTATCTCAATGCGGTGATGAACCTGCTGGCGGAATACTGGAGCGGCGCGCACCCGGAGCATGGGCGCGTGTGGGGCTGGATCATCGGCAACGAGGTGAACTCCCACTTCCTCTGGAACAACATGGGCCTCGTACCGCTTGAAACCGCCGCCAGCGAATATGAAAAGGCTTTCCGCATCATGCATAGCGCCATCCGCAGGCACTCGCTGCATGCGCGCACTTATCTCTCCTCCGATCATCACTGGACGAGCAGCATGCACAATGTCAGCGTGCAGGAGGCCACACCGGGCCGGGAGTTTCTCGACACCTTTGCACGGCTGGTGCGCGAGCGCGGAGACTTCGACTGGAATGTGGCCTGGCACCCCTACCCCGAAGATCTGGGAAACCCGCGCGCTTGGACGGACAAAACCGTGACTCACGATGACAGCAGCAACAAGGTCACCTTTAAAAACTTGGAGGTGCTGGCCAAACATCTGGCCAAGCCCGAGCTGCTTTATGATGGAAAGCCACGCCGCATCATCCTCAGCGAGCAGGGCTTCCATACCCTTCTCACGCCTGAAGGAGAAAAACTGCAGGCCGCAGCCTACGCTTATGCCTGGGAAAAAATTCAGACGCTGCCCACCGTGGATGCCTTCATTTACCACCGCCATGTGGACCATGCCCAGGAGGGCGGTTTGCGGTTGGGCCTATGGCGCAATGCACCCAACTCCATCGCCACCCCGCATAGCAAGAAGCTGATTTATGATCTCTTCCTGAAGGCAGGCACGGCGGAATGGCGTGCTTCAGCGGATGCACTGCTGCCGGTAACAGGCTTGAAGAGCTGGGCAGAGTAA
- a CDS encoding HAD-IIA family hydrolase → MQQTKGLLIDMDGVIYRENHLLPKAAEFIHHLIETSTPFVFVTNNSAPTPEDLVVKLNHLGINGISARHFYTAAMNTADFLAQNHPCCTAFVMGDAGLTLALQKAGIPNDSIRPTYVVVGEGGMQSTEKLSKAHELIEKGARLVATNPDNWCPVKQEATRPGAGALASFLEASTGQRAYFLGKPNPYMFQRARRLLQRHTDEVMMVGDTMETDIRGAIEVGMQACLVLTGSTRLEDLSNYVYQPTCVLEGVDELLEELRGQGTSSSRLQFLSHHNASAQTRHGAKHPNQRTEIAYPRPRPAMTK, encoded by the coding sequence ATGCAACAAACCAAAGGACTCCTGATCGACATGGACGGTGTGATCTACCGTGAAAATCATCTGCTGCCCAAGGCGGCGGAATTCATTCATCATCTCATCGAGACATCGACCCCGTTCGTCTTCGTCACCAACAACTCCGCCCCCACTCCCGAGGACTTGGTGGTGAAGCTCAATCATCTCGGTATCAACGGAATCTCCGCACGCCATTTTTACACCGCTGCGATGAACACCGCCGACTTCCTGGCGCAGAACCATCCATGCTGCACCGCTTTTGTGATGGGAGACGCCGGACTCACCCTGGCGCTGCAAAAAGCGGGCATACCCAATGACTCCATCCGCCCCACCTATGTGGTCGTGGGAGAGGGTGGCATGCAGTCCACGGAGAAGCTGTCCAAGGCGCATGAACTGATCGAAAAAGGTGCGCGCCTCGTGGCCACCAATCCTGACAACTGGTGCCCGGTGAAGCAGGAGGCCACACGCCCTGGCGCAGGTGCCCTTGCCTCGTTTCTGGAAGCCAGCACCGGACAGCGCGCCTACTTCCTCGGCAAGCCCAACCCCTACATGTTTCAGCGCGCACGCCGGCTGCTGCAGCGCCACACCGACGAGGTCATGATGGTAGGAGATACCATGGAGACAGACATCCGTGGCGCCATCGAAGTCGGCATGCAGGCATGCCTTGTGCTTACAGGTTCCACACGCCTCGAAGATCTCAGCAACTACGTCTATCAGCCCACCTGCGTCCTCGAGGGCGTGGACGAGCTGCTGGAGGAGCTGCGTGGTCAGGGCACAAGCAGCAGCCGCCTGCAGTTCCTCTCTCACCACAATGCCAGCGCGCAGACCAGGCACGGCGCCAAGCACCCAAACCAGCGCACCGAGATCGCCTACCCGCGCCCGCGTCCGGCAATGACAAAGTAG
- a CDS encoding helix-turn-helix domain-containing protein — MKPIVEKLSPLSTAEPVVCELVRGPDFGCVWHYHPECEITLVIKGGTERLVGNNISAIEPGDLVLLGSNVPHDYRNQSDAGLAAQEVEAIVVQFMPQLPGHEDWMNRSTMIPVRRLFQRAEQGLVITGITRLTATRMMHEMLEVHGMKRVILLLQLIDLLSNSEEVHEISSAVMPQPRPGASDRVSMACEYIATHLPEPIYVADLAAIVGLGKSAFSRLFKKGTGRTVPQYVNELRIARACLLLAETDLTVSQIAMDCGFVSPAHFQRQFKEHQHCVPLAYRSRVVQQP; from the coding sequence ATGAAACCCATCGTCGAAAAGCTCTCTCCGTTATCAACCGCAGAGCCTGTGGTATGTGAATTGGTACGCGGCCCCGATTTTGGCTGCGTGTGGCACTACCACCCTGAGTGTGAGATCACGCTGGTGATCAAGGGCGGCACCGAAAGACTCGTGGGCAACAACATCTCCGCCATCGAGCCGGGAGACCTGGTGCTGCTGGGCAGCAATGTGCCGCACGACTACCGTAATCAAAGCGATGCAGGATTGGCAGCGCAGGAGGTGGAGGCCATCGTGGTGCAGTTCATGCCGCAGCTCCCAGGTCACGAAGACTGGATGAACCGCTCCACCATGATCCCGGTGAGGCGCCTCTTTCAGCGCGCCGAGCAAGGGTTGGTGATAACGGGCATCACCCGGCTGACCGCCACACGCATGATGCACGAGATGCTGGAAGTGCATGGCATGAAGCGCGTGATCCTGCTGCTGCAACTCATCGACCTGCTGTCAAATTCCGAGGAGGTTCATGAGATCTCATCCGCCGTGATGCCTCAACCTCGGCCCGGAGCCTCGGACCGAGTGAGCATGGCCTGCGAATACATCGCCACGCATCTGCCGGAGCCCATTTATGTGGCGGATCTGGCCGCCATCGTGGGCCTGGGAAAGAGCGCTTTCAGCCGCCTCTTTAAAAAAGGCACCGGCCGCACCGTGCCTCAGTATGTGAACGAGCTGCGCATTGCGCGCGCCTGCCTGCTGCTGGCAGAAACGGACCTGACAGTAAGCCAGATCGCCATGGACTGCGGCTTTGTCTCTCCCGCACATTTTCAGCGTCAGTTCAAAGAGCATCAGCACTGCGTCCCGCTGGCCTACCGCAGCCGCGTGGTGCAGCAGCCCTGA